The proteins below come from a single Erinaceus europaeus chromosome 20, mEriEur2.1, whole genome shotgun sequence genomic window:
- the ADAMTS15 gene encoding A disintegrin and metalloproteinase with thrombospondin motifs 15, with protein MLLLPGIFALALAGAPARASQPDREVVVPVRLDPDINGRHYYPRGPDESGEQGLIFQITAFREDFYLHLTPDAQFLAPAFATEHLGAPLQGLLPSSPDLRRCFYSGDVNAEPDSFAALSLCGGLRGAFGYRGAEYIISPLPNASAPGAQRNGLGAHLLQRRGAPSGPTGDPTSRCGVASGWNPAILRALDPYKPGRPGSGESRSWRRSGRAKRFVSIPRYVETLVVADESMVKFHGADLEHYLLTLLATAARLYRHPSILNPISIVVVKVLLLGDRDSGPKVTGNAALTLRNFCAWQKKLNKVSDKHPEYWDTAILFTRQDLCGATTCDTLGMADVGTMCDPKRSCSVIEDDGLPSAFTTAHELGHVFNMPHDNVKVCEEVFGKLRANHMMSPTLIQIDRANPWSACSAAIITDFLDSGHGDCLLDQPSKPISLPEDLPGASYSLSQQCELAFGVGSKPCPYMQYCTKLWCTGKAKGQMVCQTRHFPWADGTSCSDGKFCLKGACVERHDLSKYRVDGSWAKWEPYGPCSRTCGGGVQLARRQCTNPAPANGGRYCEGVRVKYRSCNLEPCPSSASGKSFREEQCEAYNGYNHSTNRLTLAVAWVPKYSGVSPRDKCKLICRANGTGYFYVLAPKVVDGTLCTPDSTSVCVQGRCIKAGCDGNLGSKKKFDKCGVCGGDNKSCKKVTGLFTKPMHGYNFVVAIPAGASSIDIRQRGYKGLIGDDNYLALKNSQGKYLLNGHFVVSAVERDLVVKGSLLRYSGTGTAVESLQASRPILEPLTVEVLSVGKMTPPRVRYSFYLPKERRDDRPPHPRDALHNSLSNRVEQPDGRAPARWVAGSWGPCSASCGSGLQRRPVDCRGSPGQHPTAACDAAHRPVETRACGEPCPTWELGAWSPCSKSCGRGFKRRPLKCVGRGGRLLARDQCNLRRKPQELDFCLLRPC; from the exons ATGCTGCTGCTGCCGGGCATCTTCGCCCTGGCCCTCGCCGGGGCGCCCGCCCGCGCCTCCCAGCCCGATCGCGAGGTGGTGGTGCCCGTCCGGCTGGACCCGGACATCAACGGTCGCCACTACTACCCGCGGGGTCCAGATGagtctggggagcaggggctcatttTCCAGATCACGGCATTCCGGGAGGACTTCTACCTCCACTTGACTCCGGACGCGCAGTTCCTGGCGCCCGCCTTCGCCACGGAGCACCTGGGCGCCCCCTTACAGGGGCTCCTCCCGAGCTCCCCGGACTTGCGGCGCTGCTTCTACTCGGGGGATGTGAACGCCGAGCCGGACTCGTTCGCGGCGCTGAGCCTGTGCGGGGGGCTTCGGGGGGCCTTCGGGTACCGAGGCGCTGAGTATATCATTAGCCCGCTGCCCAACGCCAGCGCGCCGGGGGCGCAGCGCAATGGCCTTGGCGCGCACCTCCTGCAACGCAGGGGCGCCCCCAGCGGGCCGACCGGGGACCCCACCTCCCGCTGCGGGGTGGCCTCGGGTTGGAACCCCGCCATTCTGCGCGCCCTGGACCCTTACAAGCCTGGGCGGCCCGGCTCGGGGGAGAGTCGTAGCTGGCGCAGGTCCGGCCGTGCCAAGCGTTTCGTGTCCATCCCGCGCTACGTGGAGACGCTGGTGGTGGCGGACGAGTCTATGGTCAAGTTCCACGGCGCGGACTTGGAGCACTACCTCCTGACGCTGCTGGCCACAGCGGCGCGGCTCTACCGCCACCCCAGCATTCTCAACCCCATCAGCATCGTCGTGGTCAAGGTGCTGCTTCTTGGGGACCGCGACTCAGGTCCCAAGGTCACGGGCAACGCAGCCCTGACGCTGCGCAACTTCTGCGCCTGGCAGAAGAAGCTGAACAAAGTCAGCGACAAGCACCCCGAGTACTGGGACACCGCCATTCTCTTCACCCGGCAG GACCTGTGTGGGGCCACCACGTGTGACACGCTGGGCATGGCTGACGTGGGCACCATGTGTGACCCCAAGAGAAGCTGTTCCGTAATTGAGGATGATGGGCTTCCATCAGCCTTCACCACTGCCCATGAACTGG gccaCGTGTTCAATATGCCTCATGACAATGTGAAAGTGTGTGAGGAGGTGTTTGGGAAACTCCGAGCCAACCACATGATGTCCCCGACACTCATTCAGATCGATCGTGCCAATCCCTGGTCAGCCTGCAGCGCGGCCATCATCACTgacttcctggacagtgggcATG GTGACTGTCTCCTGGACCAGCCCAGCAAGCCCATCTCCCTGCCCGAGGACCTGCCAGGTGCCAGCTACTCCCTGAGCCAGCAGTGTGAGCTGGCCTTCGGCGTGGGCTCCAAGCCTTGCCCCTACATGCAGTACTGCACCAAGCTCTGGTGCACCGGCAAGGCCAAGGGGCAGATGGTGTGCCAGACCCGCCACTTCCCCTGGGCGGATGGTACCAGCTGCAGTGATGGCAAGTTCTGTCTCAAGGGGGCTTGTGTGGAGAGACATGACCTCTCGAAGTACAGG GTGGATGGCTCCTGGGCCAAATGGGAGCCCTACGGCCCCTGCTCTCGCACCTGCGGTGGAGGCGTTCAACTGGCCCGCAGGCAATGTACCAACCCTGCCCCAGCCAACGGAGGCAGGTACTGCGAGGGTGTGAGAGTGAAATACCGATCTTGCAACCTGGAGCCCTGCCCAAGCTCAG CTTCTGGCAAGAGCTTCCGGGAGGAGCAGTGTGAGGCTTACAATGGATACAACCACAGCACCAATCGGCTGACCCTGGCTGTGGCATGGGTCCCCAAGTACTCGGGTGTGTCTCCCCGGGACAAGTGCAAGCTCATCTGCAGAGCCAATGGCACTGGCTACTTCTATGTGCTGGCACCCAAG GTGGTGGACGGTACGCTGTGCACACCAGACTCCACCTCGGTCTGTGTGCAAGGCAGGTGCATCAAGGCTGGCTGTGATGGGAATCTGGGCTCCAAGAAGAAGTTCGACAagtgtggggtgtgtgggggagacaaTAAGAGTTGCAAGAAGGTGACAGGACTCTTCACCAAGCCCAT GCATGGGTACAATTTCGTGGTGGCCATCCCAGCGGGTGCCTCCAGCATTGACATCCGCCAGCGCGGCTACAAGGGGCTGATCGGAGATGACAACTACCTGGCCCTGAAGAACAGCCAAGGCAAGTATCTGCTCAACGGGCACTTCGTGGTGTCGGCCGTGGAGCGCGACCTGGTGGTCAAGGGCAGCCTGTTGCGCTACAGCGGCACGGGCACCGCGGTGGAGAGCCTGCAGGCCTCCCGGCCCATCCTGGAGCCCCTGACGGTGGAGGTCCTCTCGGTGGGCAAGATGACTCCACCCCGTGTCCGCTACTCCTTCTATCTGCCCAAGGAGCGCCGCGACGAcaggcccccccaccccagggacgCCCTGCACAACAGCCTCTCCAACCGAGTGGAGCAGCCTGACGGCAGGGCCCCTGCGCGCTGGGTGGCTGGCAGCTGGGGTCCATGTTCCGCCAGCTGTGGCAGCGGCTTGCAGAGGCGCCCTGTGGACTGTCGGGGTTCCCCGGGCCAGCACCCCACAGCTGCCTGTGATGCAGCCCACCGACCGGTGGAGACGCGGGCCTGtggggagccctgccccacctgggagctgggggcctggtcACCCTGCTCCAAGAGCTGTGGCCGGGGCTTCAAGAGGCGCCCCCTCAAGTGTGTAGGCCGCGGGGGGCGGCTGCTGGCCCGGGACCAGTGCAACCTGCGTCGCAAACCCCAGGAGCTGGACTTTTGCCTTCTCCGGCCGTGCTGA